In Festucalex cinctus isolate MCC-2025b chromosome 5, RoL_Fcin_1.0, whole genome shotgun sequence, a single genomic region encodes these proteins:
- the rgmb gene encoding repulsive guidance molecule B translates to MGRAGCCCSGAERLASPSLVRRFRPLLLLIIALTSAARIGQCQVISPQCRIQKCTTDFVSLTSHLTPAVDDFHVEFCKALRAYSACTQRTAKSCRGNLVFHSAVLGISDLMSQRNCSRDGPTSPTHPEVHHEPCNYYSRTQHAHAHSHEHAHSHGHTHTRPGFLFCGLFGDPHLRTFKDNFQTCKVEGAWPLIDNDYLSVQVTNVPVVSGSSATATNKITVIFKPYEGCTDQRVYQAVTDNLPAAFDDGTVSSGDPIHISTGADGATGKVRALWISERSPGHHVELHAGYIGVTVIVRQLGRYLTLAVRIPEELAQAYDATQDLQLCLNGCPRVERIDQSGHLPLSPPSVGPQLQHLHKPRFSSQVQLQPYSDRQVFSVQGAKERCREQLEVRDIYFHSCVFDLLTTGDANFTVAAYSAQKDMESLHPHRDRWRIYPRGSAPSTLNPQPLLLLLTLLLLCTRHFV, encoded by the exons GTCAGTGCCAGGTGATCTCCCCTCAGTGTCGCATCCAAAAGTGCACCACTGACTTTGTCTCCCTGACCTCTCACCTCACGCCGGCCGTGGATGACTTTCACGTAGAATTCTGCAAAGCTTTACGGGCTTACTCTGCCTGCACCCAGAGGACAGCAAAGTCCTGCAGGGGCAACCTGGTCTTCCACTCGGCCGTGCTGGGCATCTCAGACTTAATGAGCCAGAGGAACTGCTCCCGGGACGGCCCCACTTCACCCACGCACCCCGAGGTCCACCATGAACCGTGCAACTACTACAGTCGCACTCagcatgcgcacgcacacagccACGAGCACGCACACAGTCACGGCCACACTCACACGAGGCCCGGATTCCTTTTCTGCGGGCTTTTTGGGGACCCCCACTTGAGAACATTCAAGGACAACTTCCAGACTTGCAAGGTGGAGGGGGCGTGGCCTCTTATCGATAATGACTATCTGTCGGTTCAGGTCACCAATGTTCCAGTGGTCTCGGGCTCCTCTGCCACGGCGACCAATAAG ATCACGGTTATCTTCAAGCCCTACGAGGGTTGCACCGACCAAAGGGTCTACCAGGCCGTGACAGACAACCTCCCCGCCGCCTTCGACGATGGCACGGTGAGCAGCGGAGACCCCATCCACATCTCCACGGGGGCCGACGGTGCCACCGGGAAAGTGAGGGCCCTTTGGATCTCGGAGCGCAGCCCGGGCCACCACGTGGAACTGCACGCGGGCTACATCGGCGTCACGGTCATCGTCCGACAGCTCGGTCGCTATCTGACCTTGGCGGTGCGCATCCCCGAGGAGCTGGCTCAGGCCTATGACGCCACCCAGGACCTGCAGCTGTGCCTGAACGGCTGCCCCAGAGTTGAGCGCATTGACCAGAGCGGCCACTTGCCCCTGTCGCCGCCTTCGGTCGGCCCTCAGCTCCAGCATCTGCACAAGCCCAGATTCTCGTCACAGGTACAGTTGCAGCCCTACAGTGACAGGCAGGTGTTCAGCGTGCAGGGTGCTAAGGAACGCTGCCGGGAACAACTGGAGGTGCGTGACATTTATTTCCACTCTTGTGTGTTTGACCTCCTTACCACTGGGGACGCTAACTTCACCGTGGCGGCATACAGCGCCCAGAAAGATATGGAGAGTCTTCACCCGCACAGAGACAGATGGAGGATCTACCCCCGAGGCTCCGCCCCCTCCACCTTGAACCCCCAACCATTGCTACTCCTCCTCACCCTGCTTCTGCTTTGTACACGCCACTTTGTGTAA
- the LOC144019543 gene encoding uncharacterized protein LOC144019543 translates to MGQPHRHRTLIYLIFFSLLTGVKCDMLASLAPPVHLSGERLGWTLLFCMVRNLRRGRLEVSWRSPSEGRTSSGLVRFSSKHLDRSAVAGITVATKEWTSYSCSVSRHPRVSKRHHSTVTDAQDNICIENDESKDVAKWTNTVIVFIIKLLLLKILVLNSVVTMYAVIKW, encoded by the exons ATGGGACAACCACACAGACACAGGACACTAATTTATCTTATTTTCTTCAGTTTACTAACAG GAGTTAAATGTGACATGTTGGCATCACTGGCTCCCCCTGTTCACCTGTCGGGGGAGAGACTCGGCTGGACGCTGCTGTTTTGCATGGTAAGGAACTTAAGGAGAGGGCGCCTGGAGGTCAGCTGGAGGTCGCCATCAGAAGGCCGCACCTCCAGCGGGCTCGTCCGCTTTTCAAGCAAGCATCTCGACCGCAGCGCCGTGGCAGGAATCACAGTGGCCACCAAAGAGTGGACGTCATACAGCTGCTCTGTGAGTCGACATCCCAGAGTGAGCAAGAGACACCACAGCACCGTCACAG ATGCCCAAGACAACATCTGTATTGAAAATGATGAGAGTAAAG ATGTTGCAAAGTGGACAAACACAGTAATCGTCTTCATCATTAAGCTGCTGCTTTTGAAGATTCTTGTTTTAAACTCTGTGGTAACAATGTATGCTGTTATAAAGTGGTAA
- the erap2 gene encoding endoplasmic reticulum aminopeptidase 2 has protein sequence MFLVRLLVLFILHSCVVGMQPTQISQQASSPPHPTGEQTPFETDNLSFPWSRLRLPRYIIPLHYHILVHPNLTSLHFTGSVTIQIDVQNNTNWVVLHSKGLQISKATILDKNLAHLSDQVLPCLHNPAHEQIGIFSPRVLISGQKYFLYIEFGAELAEGFRGFYKSIYTTSSREIRTLASTHFEPTSARMAFPCFDEPSFKANFSVRIRRSSEYISLSNMPIVKSVEVENGLLEDQYAASVKMSTYLVAFVICDFKSVTASTSSGVQVSIYADPGKWSQTHYALEVAVKMLDFYEEYFNIHYPLPKYDLIAIPDFEMGAMENWGLTTYRESSLLFDPHISSVSDKLWVTMVIGHELAHQWFGNLVTMKWWNDIWLNEGFARYMEYISVEATYPELKVEEYLLHTCFAAVGHDSLNSSRPITSPAENPTHISEMFDTISYDKGACILHMLRHFLSEDVFQSGIVRYLRKYSYQNAHNQDLWDSLANTCSEEDFISGKHCYTREQAHKNSYMLAGEHLDLTAMMNTWTLQKGVPLVIVKRTGPRLMLRQVRFLRTELPSDPLWSTLQQGYLWNIPLTYKTDTSSTIHRHLMTTQSDIIYVGEAVNWVKVNVDMTGYYVVHYEDGGWEEITKLLKENHTALSYKDRTHLIHNAFQLVTAGYLSLNKAFDLIGYLHQETHSAPLLQILGYLKALYHVIEKRSDVDLVQNFRIYILQFFRGVIDRQTWSDEGSVLARRLRSEVLSLACHLDDTSSLDEAHWRFKDWLQSNGSLKLPTDVAQTVYVVGAQDDHGWASLLHMYKTSSSAAQKDKILFALTNSRDTNKLYSLLDLGLEGQVIRPQDLPALIIWVAQNPRGHHIAWNFVKKHWSTLVQKFQLGSSTIRHVLIGTTGQFSYPEEYTEVKMFFESIREYTSQLKSPQLALDNVQKNVRWMQRNLETLKNCLSENRPL, from the exons ATGTTCTTGGTGAGGCTGTTAGTGCTGTTTATTCTCCATTCATGTGTGGTTGGAATGCAGCCCACCCAAATTTCACAGCAGGCATCAAGCCCTCCTCATCCTACCGGAGAACAAACTCCTTTCGAGACAGACAATCTGTCCTTCCCTTGgagccgccttcgcctgccaaG GTATATAATTCCTCTTCACTACCACATCTTGGTGCACCCCAACCTCACTAGTCTCCATTTCACCGGCTCAGTCACGATCCAAATTGACGTCCAGAACAATACCAATTGGGTTGTTTTACACAGCAAGGGTCTGCAGATCTCCAAGGCAACCATTTTGGACAAGAACCTTGCTCATCTGTCTGACCAG GTTCTACCTTGTCTTCATAACCCTGCCCATGAGCAGATTGGCATCTTTTCTCCCAGGGTGCTCATTAGTGGGCAAAAGTACTTCCTATATATTGAGTTTGGGGCGGAGTTGGCAGAGGGCTTCCGGGGTTTCTATAAAAGCATCTACACAACCAGTTCAAGAGAGATCAg AACCTTAGCTTCCACTCACTTTGAGCCAACCAGTGCACGCATGGCATTCCCTTGTTTTGATGAGCCAAGCTTTAAAGCCAACTTCTCAGTGAGGATCAGACGCAGCTCTGAGTACATTTCTTTGTCCAATATGCCAATA GTTAAATCAGTGGAAGTGGAAAATGGCTTGCTGGAGGACCAGTATGCTGCAAGTGTCAAGATGAGCACATACCTTGTAGCTTTTGTCATTTGTGATTTTAAATCGGTTACTGCATCAACATCATCTGGAGTGCAG GTGTCCATCTATGCTGATCCAGGGAAATGGTCTCAAACCCACTACGCCCTTGAAGTTGCTGTCAAAATGCTTGACTTCTACGAGGAGTATTTCAACATTCATTATCCCTTACCCAAATATG ATCTGATCGCCATCCCAGACTTCGAGATGGGTGCAATGGAGAACTGGGGCCTGACCACCTACAGAGAGAGCAGCCTGCTCTTCGACCCGCACATATCATCTGTATCTGATAAACTGTGGGTTACCATGGTGATTGGACATGAGCTTGCCCATCAG TGGTTTGGCAACTTGGTGACGATGAAATGGTGGAATGATATCTGGTTGAATGAAGGGTTTGCCAGATACATGGAGTACATCTCAGTCGAGGCTACCTACCCTGAATTAAAAGTG GAGGAATATCTGTTGCACACATGTTTTGCAGCAGTTGGTCATGATTCGTTGAATTCTTCTCGGCCAATAACAAGTCCAGCTGAGAACCCCACTCACATCAGTGAGATGTTTGACACCATCTCCTATGACAAA GGGGCATGTATCCTGCACATGCTGCGCCATTTTCTGTCAGAAGACGTGTTCCAGAGTGGGATAGTTCGATACCTCCGCAAATATAGTTACCAAAATGCACACAACCAAGATCTGTGGGACAGTCTGGCCAAT ACTTGCTCAGAGGAAGATTTCATCTCAGGGAAGCATTGTTACACCAGAGAACAGGCCCATAAAAATTCT TACATGTTGGCGGGCGAACACTTGGACTTGACAGCCATGATGAACACTTGGACCCTACAGAAAGGTGTCCCTCTAGTAATTGTAAAAAGGACGGGGCCTCGTCTGATGCTCAGGCAGGTCAGGTTCTTGAGGACCGAGCTGCCCTCTGACCCCCTCTGGTCCACATTGCAACAGGG TTACTTATGGAATATACCGCTCACGTACAAGACGGATACTTCCAGCACCATCCACAGACACCTGATGACAACTCAGTCAG ACATTATATACGTAGGAGAGGCGGTCAACTGGGTGAAGGTGAATGTGGACATGACTGGCTACTATGTTGTTCATTATGAGGATGGTGGATGGGAGGAGATAACAAAGCTGCTGAAAGAAAACCACACCGCCCTGAGCTACAAGGACAGGACCCATTTAATACACAATGCATTTCAACTGGTCAC GGCAGGCTACCTTTCACTCAACAAAGCATTCGATTTGATTGGTTATCTGCATCAGGAGACACATAGTGCACCTCTGCTCCAAATATTGGGCTACCTGAAAGCCCTTTACCATGTGATTGAGAAACGGAGTGATGTGGATCTGGTGCAAAACTTTCGG ATCTACATCCTGCAGTTTTTCCGCGGTGTCATTGACCGGCAGACATGGAGCGATGAGGGCTCTGTGTTGGCTCGGCGGCTGAGGTCAGAGGTTCTATCCTTGGCATGCCATCTGGATGACACCTCCTCCTTGGATGAGGCACACTGGCGTTTCAAAGACTGGCTTCAGTCAAACGGATCCCTCAA ACTTCCCACTGATGTGGCCCAAACTGTGTATGTAGTTGGTGCCCAGGATGATCATGGATGGGCCTCACTCTTGCACATGTACAAGACCTCAAGCTCAGCAGCtcagaaagacaaaattttgTTTGCGCTAACCAACAGCAGagacacaaataaattatacag CCTGTTGGATCTGGGTCTGGAAGGTCAGGTGATACGACCCCAGGACCtgcccgcgctcatcatatggGTGGCCCAAAACCCTCGAGGACACCACATCGCATGGAACTTTGTCAAGAAACACTGGAGCACACTGGTTCAGAA ATTTCAGTTGGGCTCATCTACTATTCGACATGTCCTCATAGGTACCACAGGGCAGTTTTCATACCCAGAGGAATATACAGAG GTGAAGATGTTCTTTGAGTCCATCAGAGAATATACATCTCAGCTCAAAAGTCCTCAACTTGCACTGGACAATGTGCAGAAAAATGTTCGCTGGATGCAGAGGAACTTGGAGACGTTAAAAAACTGTCTGAGCGAGAACAGACCCTTGTGA